One region of bacterium genomic DNA includes:
- the cas1 gene encoding type II CRISPR-associated endonuclease Cas1 yields MLKRTVYITNPFHISCRLKQLILTPKEDGKETTMPVEDLGFVILDHPNTTITLAALQELQANNTAVIVCDAKHLPAGLLLPLEGHYLHSERLATQIQASEPLKKQLWQYTIKYKIRNQAKLLESLGYPFEAVKRHADEVKSGDTSGEEAKASRHYWKNLFPNMDFRRDPDGAWPNAALNYGYAILRAAVARALVGNGLLPALGIFHHNRYNAYPLADDMMEPYRPFIDSCIVEIINDMRDTTELNREIKARLIHTLSSDVKMLGERSPMLVAIERTATSLSKSYEENIRQLLYPEMN; encoded by the coding sequence ATGCTTAAACGAACCGTTTACATCACCAATCCTTTTCACATCAGTTGCCGTCTGAAACAACTGATATTGACACCTAAAGAGGATGGTAAAGAAACTACCATGCCCGTCGAAGATTTGGGTTTTGTGATATTGGATCATCCTAATACGACCATCACATTGGCCGCTTTGCAGGAACTTCAAGCCAATAACACGGCGGTGATTGTCTGCGATGCAAAGCATCTTCCTGCCGGATTACTATTGCCATTAGAAGGACATTATCTGCATAGTGAACGATTAGCGACTCAAATACAAGCTTCAGAACCGCTCAAAAAACAACTGTGGCAATATACCATCAAATACAAAATACGAAATCAAGCTAAACTTTTAGAAAGCTTGGGGTATCCGTTTGAAGCGGTAAAACGTCATGCAGACGAGGTCAAAAGCGGCGATACTTCAGGAGAGGAAGCCAAAGCGTCGCGTCATTATTGGAAAAATTTATTTCCGAATATGGACTTTCGGCGCGATCCTGACGGTGCATGGCCTAATGCCGCGCTTAACTACGGATATGCTATTTTGCGTGCTGCGGTCGCCCGTGCTCTTGTGGGCAATGGATTGCTTCCGGCACTTGGGATTTTTCATCACAATCGGTACAATGCCTATCCATTGGCGGATGATATGATGGAGCCTTATCGTCCTTTTATAGACAGCTGTATTGTTGAAATTATCAACGACATGCGGGATACAACCGAACTTAATAGAGAAATCAAAGCGCGGTTGATACATACCCTATCATCGGATGTAAAAATGCTGGGCGAGAGAAGTCCCATGTTAGTGGCCATCGAAAGAACGGCCACGTCGCTCTCAAAAAGTTATGAAGAAAACATACGACAGCTTCTCTATCCTGAAATGAATTGA
- the cas2 gene encoding CRISPR-associated endonuclease Cas2 yields the protein MQFDRINAYRVMWVFVFFDLPTETKPERKAHAQFRKELMKDGFTMMQFSVYVRHCASAESAEAHIRRVKAFMPKKGHVSILRITDKQYGDILNIWGAKTEPLESPPAQLEFF from the coding sequence ATGCAGTTCGACCGAATTAATGCGTACCGAGTTATGTGGGTTTTTGTTTTTTTTGATCTCCCTACCGAAACTAAACCTGAGCGCAAAGCCCATGCGCAGTTTCGTAAAGAATTGATGAAAGACGGCTTTACGATGATGCAATTTTCAGTGTATGTGCGTCACTGCGCCAGCGCAGAAAGCGCGGAAGCGCATATTCGTCGCGTCAAAGCTTTTATGCCCAAAAAAGGCCATGTCAGTATTTTGCGTATTACCGATAAGCAGTACGGAGATATACTCAATATCTGGGGCGCCAAAACCGAACCACTTGAATCACCGCCTGCCCAGTTGGAATTTTTCTAA